One stretch of Anguilla anguilla isolate fAngAng1 chromosome 5, fAngAng1.pri, whole genome shotgun sequence DNA includes these proteins:
- the ints12 gene encoding integrator complex subunit 12 yields the protein MAATVSLELDPIFLKGLGYLNSKSRDSAEKLKALLDESLARGSDSSYRTSPKEVEVAKVSVTKVNVSKDPKQKGTSGSSLSSSNNGKSSSFEKTKKEAEKRPSEKVKVDLVDGVDPPKKPRLEKPENRSSPVTVQASKELSLPYLSSFDETSADDFAMEMGLACVVCRQMTVTSGNQLVECQECHNLYHQDCHRPQVTDKDVNDPRLVWYCARCTRKMKRMTQKPPQKPAPVPVTAVPVVKDTLVKKPELKPKPDTASTFQAFKRAEVKSSAAVSSGPSGGNSSLQSSSGLTGWAAFGAKTPAAAGKLGPAVQSSGGRSSPASSTQKPAAGLSALAGAKASLGTKATGSSGGSGGSSPGQTPLKPPPPLTLGKPGLSRSSSGDGAGKGAVASGGGGASGGNGNGGSSGGSGAKAGGEASASGKNPTSQESQLNAMKRLQMVKKKAAQKKSGAGGLY from the exons ATGGCTGCAACAGTTAGCTTGGAGTTGGACCCAATCTTTCTCAAAGGGTTGGGCTACCTCAATTCTAAAAGCAGAGATTCTGCTGAAAAACTTAAGGCTCTATTGGATGAATCCTTAGCGAGAGGTAGTGACTCCAGCTATCGGACTTCACCAAAG gaagtggaagttGCCAAGGTATCTGTCACAAAAGTGAACGTGAGCAAAGatccaaaacaaaaaggcaCCTCTGGTTCGTCTTTGTCGAGCAGCAATAATGGCAAATCCAGCAGCTTTGAAAAGACCAAGAAGGAGGCTGAAAAGAGACCTTCAGAAAAG GTGAAGGTAGATCTGGTTGATGGGGTGGACCCACCGAAGAAACCTCGATTGGAGAAACCAGAGAACCGGTCCTCTCCGGTCACAGTTCAGGCCAGTAAAGAGCTCAGCCTGCCTTACCTGTCCAGCTTTGACGAGACCAGCGCCGATGACTTCGCCATGGAGATGGGACTGGCCTGCGTGGTTTGCCG GCAGATGACGGTGACTTCTGGAAACCAGCTTGTGGAGTGTCAGGAGTGTCATAACCTGTACCACCAAGACTGTCATCGGCCTCAGGTGACGGACAAGGACGTGAATGACCCGCGGCTGGTGTGGTACTGCGCCCGCTGTACAAGGAAGATGAAGCGCATG ACGCAGAAGCCGCCGCAGAAACCAGCCCCTGTGCCGGTCACGGCAGTCCCCGTGGTGAAGGACACGCTGGTGAAGAAGCCGGAGCTCAAACCCAAACCGGACACGGCCAGCACCTTCCAGGCTTTCAAGAGAGCGGAGGTCAAG TCTTCCGCGGCAGTGTCTTCGGGCCCCTCTGGCGGTAACTCCTCCCTGCAGTCCTCCAGCGGACTCACAGGCTGGGCTGCCTTCGGCGCCAAGacccccgccgccgccggcaAGCTGGGCCCGGCTGTCCAGAGCAGCGGGGGAAGGTCCAGCCCCGCCTCGTCCACACAGAAGCCGGCAGCGGGTCTGTCCGCGCTGGCCGGGGCCAAGGCCAGCCTGGGCACCAAGGCGACAGGGAGCAGTGGCGGCAGTGGTGGCTCCTCCCCCGGACAGACCCCGCTgaagcccccgcccccgctgacCCTGGGGAAGCCCGGCCTGAGCCGCTCGTCCAGCGGCGACGGGGCCGGCAAAGGGGCGGTGGCcagcggagggggcggagcctcaggGGGGAACGGCAACGGGGGCAGCAGCGGCGGTAGCGGAGCCAAGGCTGGCGGAGAGGCCTCGGCCAGCGGAAAGAACCCCACTTCCCAGGAGTCTCAGCTCAATGCCATGAAGCGCCTGCAGATGGTGAAAAAGAAGGCCGCGCAGAAGAAGAGTGGAGCCGGAGGACTGTACTGA